In Elephas maximus indicus isolate mEleMax1 chromosome 4, mEleMax1 primary haplotype, whole genome shotgun sequence, a genomic segment contains:
- the BIK gene encoding bcl-2-interacting killer — MSQGGSVSRNLLLATYVYGQVPGHLPNEEVSGMTDPMVYFESADLSAPPISDSARVGLRLALIGDEMDLWLRTPRLVQLAGLALTTVHSLVFNHIQTGVRSVFRSFNSCLTNLRESMWARRLLARRNWVCPHQVCQQVLPFLLLLLLLGVLLHLILPK, encoded by the exons ATGTCACAAGGTGGATCTGTCTCCAGGAACCTCCTGCTTGCCACCTACGTATATGGGCAGGTCCCTGGACACCTGCCGAATGAGGAGGTTTCCGGCATGACTGACCCCATGGTGTACTTCGAATCCGCAGACCTGTCAGCCCCTCCCATCAG CGACTCTGCCCGGGTGGGCCTGCGGCTGGCCCTCATCGGGGACGAGATGGACCTGTGGCTCAGGACCCCCCGCCTCGTCCAGCTGGCTGGGCTGGCCCTCACCACTGTGCACAG CTTGGTTTTCAACCACATCCAGACAGGCGTGAGGAGTGTTTTTAGAAGTTTTAACAGTTGTCTCACCAACCTCAGGGAGAGCATGTGGGCCCGGAGACTCCTGGCCCGCAGGAACTGG GTGTGCCCCCACCAGGTGTGCCAGCAGGTGCTCcccttcctgctgctgctgctgctgcttggtGTGCTGCTCCACCTCATCCTGCCCAAGTGA
- the LOC126076126 gene encoding kielin/chordin-like protein isoform X4 → MVIFFPWEKRHNDEGSIRDFGKMPAVPLPTLSPHADHPTCASANAITSGRPCHLCLCQRCHLRQTMPPVPLPMPSPQADHPTCASANAITSGRPCHLCLCQRCHLRQTMPPVPLPMPSPQADHPTCASANAVTSGRPPHLCLCQCRHLRQTTPPVPLPMLSVTSGRPPHLCLCQCCQSPQADHPTCASANAVTSGRPPRLCLCQCHHLRQTTPPVPLPMPSPQADHATCASANAVSHLRQTTHLCLCQHCHLRQTTPSPSGSGSLSGKWAEAGCPKDQVRYFVKAPGNRDRSGQWQRNKSPILGHTAQWPTGHPGAESQPLCH, encoded by the exons CACAACGATGAGGGTTCTATAAGAGACTTTGGTAAAATGCCTGCTGTGCCTCTGCCAACGCTGTCACCTCACGCAGACCACCCCACCTGTGCCTCTGCCAATGCCATCACCTCAGGCAGACCATGCCACCTGTGCCTCTGCCAACGCTGTCACCTCAGGCAGACCATGCCACCTGTGCCTCTGCCAATGCCGTCACCTCAGGCAGACCACCCCACCTGTGCCTCTGCCAATGCCATCACCTCAGGCAGACCATGCCACCTGTGCCTCTGCCAACGCTGTCACCTCAGGCAGACCATGCCACCTGTGCCTCTGCCAATGCCGTCACCTCAGGCAGACCACCCCACCTGTGCCTCTGCCAATGCCGTCACCTCAGGCAGACCACCCCACCTGTGCCTCTGCCAATGCCGTCACCTCAGGCAGACCACCCCACCTGTGCCTCTGCCAATGCTGTCAGTCACCTCAGGCAGACCACCCCACCTGTGCCTCTGCCAATGCTGTCAGTCACCTCAGGCAGACCACCCCACCTGTGCCTCTGCCAATGCCGTCAC CTCAGGCAGACCACCCCGCCTGTGCCTCTGCCAATGCCATCACCTCAGGCAGACCACCCCACCTGTGCCTCTGCCAATGCCGTCACCTCAGGCTGACCATGCCAC CTGTGCCTCTGCCAATGCTGTCAGTCACCTCAGGCAGACCACCCACCTGTGCCTCTGCCAACACTGTCACCTCAGGCAGACCACCCCATCTCCCTCAGGCTCAGGTTCCTTGTCTGGAAAATGGGCAGAAGCAGGTTGTCCGAAGGATCAAGTGAGGTACTTTGTAAAGGCTCCTGGAAATAGGGACAGGTCAGGCCAGTGGCAGAGGAACAAAAGCCCCATCCTCGGTCACACTGCCCAGTGGCCCACAGGTCACCCAGGGGCAGAATCTCAGCCCCTTTGTCATTGA
- the LOC126076126 gene encoding kielin/chordin-like protein isoform X3, with protein MVIFFPWEKRHNDEGSIRDFGKMPAVPLPTLSPHADHPTCASANAITSGRPCHLCLCQRCHLRQTMPPVPLPMPSPQADHPTCASANAITSGRPCHLCLCQRCHLRQTMPPVPLPMPSPQADHPTCASANAVTSGRPPHLCLCQCRHLRQTTPPVPLPMLSVTSGRPPHLCLCQCCQSPQADHPTCASANAVTSGRPPHLCLCQCRHLRLTMPPVPLPVLSVISDRPPHLCLCQHCHLRQTTPSVPLPTLSSQTDHPICASANTVTSGRPPHLCLCQCCQSPQADHPPVPLPTLSPQADHPISLRLRFLVWKMGRSRLSEGSSEVLCKGSWK; from the exons CACAACGATGAGGGTTCTATAAGAGACTTTGGTAAAATGCCTGCTGTGCCTCTGCCAACGCTGTCACCTCACGCAGACCACCCCACCTGTGCCTCTGCCAATGCCATCACCTCAGGCAGACCATGCCACCTGTGCCTCTGCCAACGCTGTCACCTCAGGCAGACCATGCCACCTGTGCCTCTGCCAATGCCGTCACCTCAGGCAGACCACCCCACCTGTGCCTCTGCCAATGCCATCACCTCAGGCAGACCATGCCACCTGTGCCTCTGCCAACGCTGTCACCTCAGGCAGACCATGCCACCTGTGCCTCTGCCAATGCCGTCACCTCAGGCAGACCACCCCACCTGTGCCTCTGCCAATGCCGTCACCTCAGGCAGACCACCCCACCTGTGCCTCTGCCAATGCCGTCACCTCAGGCAGACCACCCCACCTGTGCCTCTGCCAATGCTGTCAGTCACCTCAGGCAGACCACCCCACCTGTGCCTCTGCCAATGCTGTCAGTCACCTCAGGCAGACCACCCCACCTGTGCCTCTGCCAATGCCGTCAC CTCAGGCAGACCACCCCACCTGTGCCTCTGCCAATGCCGTCACCTCAGGCTGACCATGCCACCTGTGCCTCTGCCAGTGCTGTCAGTCATCTCAGACAGACCACCCCATCTGTGCCTCTGCCAACACTGTCATCTCAGACAGACCACCCCATCTGTGCCTCTGCCAACACTGTCATCTCAGACAGACCACCCCATCTGTGCCTCTGCCAACACTGTCACCTCAGGCAGACCACCCCACCTGTGCCTCTGCCAATGCTGTCAGTCACCTCAGGCAGACCACCCACCTGTGCCTCTGCCAACACTGTCACCTCAGGCAGACCACCCCATCTCCCTCAGGCTCAGGTTCCTTGTCTGGAAAATGGGCAGAAGCAGGTTGTCCGAAGGATCAAGTGAGGTACTTTGTAAAGGCTCCTGGAAATAG
- the LOC126076126 gene encoding uncharacterized protein LOC126076126 isoform X6, with translation MVIFFPWEKRHNDEGSIRDFGKMPAVPLPTLSPHADHPTCASANAITSGRPCHLCLCQRCHLRQTMPPVPLPMPSPQADHPTCASANAITSGRPCHLCLCQRCHLRQTMPPVPLPMPSPQADHPTCASANAVTSGRPPHLCLCQCRHLRQTTPPVPLPMLSVTSGRPPHLCLCQCRHLRLTMPPVPLPVLSVISDRPPHLCLCQHCHLRQTTPSVPLPTLSSQTDHPICASANTVTSGRPPHLCLCQCCQSPQADHPPVPLPTLSPQADHPISLRLRFLVWKMGRSRLSEGSSEVLCKGSWK, from the exons CACAACGATGAGGGTTCTATAAGAGACTTTGGTAAAATGCCTGCTGTGCCTCTGCCAACGCTGTCACCTCACGCAGACCACCCCACCTGTGCCTCTGCCAATGCCATCACCTCAGGCAGACCATGCCACCTGTGCCTCTGCCAACGCTGTCACCTCAGGCAGACCATGCCACCTGTGCCTCTGCCAATGCCGTCACCTCAGGCAGACCACCCCACCTGTGCCTCTGCCAATGCCATCACCTCAGGCAGACCATGCCACCTGTGCCTCTGCCAACGCTGTCACCTCAGGCAGACCATGCCACCTGTGCCTCTGCCAATGCCGTCACCTCAGGCAGACCACCCCACCTGTGCCTCTGCCAATGCCGTCACCTCAGGCAGACCACCCCACCTGTGCCTCTGCCAATGCCGTCACCTCAGGCAGACCACCCCACCTGTGCCTCTGCCAATGCTGTCAGTCACCTCAGGCAGACCACCCCAC CTGTGCCTCTGCCAATGCCGTCACCTCAGGCTGACCATGCCACCTGTGCCTCTGCCAGTGCTGTCAGTCATCTCAGACAGACCACCCCATCTGTGCCTCTGCCAACACTGTCATCTCAGACAGACCACCCCATCTGTGCCTCTGCCAACACTGTCATCTCAGACAGACCACCCCATCTGTGCCTCTGCCAACACTGTCACCTCAGGCAGACCACCCCACCTGTGCCTCTGCCAATGCTGTCAGTCACCTCAGGCAGACCACCCACCTGTGCCTCTGCCAACACTGTCACCTCAGGCAGACCACCCCATCTCCCTCAGGCTCAGGTTCCTTGTCTGGAAAATGGGCAGAAGCAGGTTGTCCGAAGGATCAAGTGAGGTACTTTGTAAAGGCTCCTGGAAATAG
- the LOC126076126 gene encoding putative keratin-associated protein 4-16 isoform X2, with product MVIFFPWEKRHNDEGSIRDFGKMPAVPLPTLSPHADHPTCASANAITSGRPCHLCLCQRCHLRQTTPPVPLPMPSPQADHATCASANAVTSGRPCHLCLCQCRHLRQTTPPVPLPMPSPQADHPTCASANAVTSGRPPHLCLCQCCQSPQADHPTCASANAVSHLRQTTPPVPLPMPSPQADHPACASANAITSGRPPHLCLCQCRHLRLTMPPVPLPVLSVISDRPPHLCLCQHCHLRQTTPSVPLPTLSSQTDHPICASANTVTSGRPPHLCLCQCCQSPQADHPPVPLPTLSPQADHPISLRLRFLVWKMGRSRLSEGSSEVLCKGSWK from the exons CACAACGATGAGGGTTCTATAAGAGACTTTGGTAAAATGCCTGCTGTGCCTCTGCCAACGCTGTCACCTCACGCAGACCACCCCACCTGTGCCTCTGCCAATGCCATCACCTCAGGCAGACCATGCCACCTGTGCCTCTGCCAACGCTGTCAC CTCAGGCAGACCACCCCACCTGTGCCTCTGCCAATGCCATCACCTCAGGCAGACCATGCCACCTGTGCCTCTGCCAACGCTGTCACCTCAGGCAGACCATGCCACCTGTGCCTCTGCCAATGCCGTCACCTCAGGCAGACCACCCCACCTGTGCCTCTGCCAATGCCGTCACCTCAGGCAGACCACCCCACCTGTGCCTCTGCCAATGCCGTCACCTCAGGCAGACCACCCCACCTGTGCCTCTGCCAATGCTGTCAGTCACCTCAGGCAGACCACCCCACCTGTGCCTCTGCCAATGCTGTCAGTCACCTCAGGCAGACCACCCCACCTGTGCCTCTGCCAATGCCGTCAC CTCAGGCAGACCACCCCGCCTGTGCCTCTGCCAATGCCATCACCTCAGGCAGACCACCCCACCTGTGCCTCTGCCAATGCCGTCACCTCAGGCTGACCATGCCACCTGTGCCTCTGCCAGTGCTGTCAGTCATCTCAGACAGACCACCCCATCTGTGCCTCTGCCAACACTGTCATCTCAGACAGACCACCCCATCTGTGCCTCTGCCAACACTGTCATCTCAGACAGACCACCCCATCTGTGCCTCTGCCAACACTGTCACCTCAGGCAGACCACCCCACCTGTGCCTCTGCCAATGCTGTCAGTCACCTCAGGCAGACCACCCACCTGTGCCTCTGCCAACACTGTCACCTCAGGCAGACCACCCCATCTCCCTCAGGCTCAGGTTCCTTGTCTGGAAAATGGGCAGAAGCAGGTTGTCCGAAGGATCAAGTGAGGTACTTTGTAAAGGCTCCTGGAAATAG
- the LOC126076126 gene encoding uncharacterized protein LOC126076126 isoform X5 translates to MVIFFPWEKRHNDEGSIRDFGKMPAVPLPTLSPHADHPTCASANAITSGRPCHLCLCQRCHLRQTMPPVPLPMPSPQADHPTCASANAITSGRPCHLCLCQRCHLRQTMPPVPLPMPSPQADHPTCASANAVTSGRPPHLCLCQCCQSPQADHPTCASANAVTSGRPPRLCLCQCHHLRQTTPPVPLPMPSPQADHATCASASAVSHLRQTTPSVPLPTLSSQTDHPICASANTVISDRPPHLCLCQHCHLRQTTPPVPLPMLSVTSGRPPTCASANTVTSGRPPHLPQAQVPCLENGQKQVVRRIK, encoded by the exons CACAACGATGAGGGTTCTATAAGAGACTTTGGTAAAATGCCTGCTGTGCCTCTGCCAACGCTGTCACCTCACGCAGACCACCCCACCTGTGCCTCTGCCAATGCCATCACCTCAGGCAGACCATGCCACCTGTGCCTCTGCCAACGCTGTCACCTCAGGCAGACCATGCCACCTGTGCCTCTGCCAATGCCGTCACCTCAGGCAGACCACCCCACCTGTGCCTCTGCCAATGCCATCACCTCAGGCAGACCATGCCACCTGTGCCTCTGCCAACGCTGTCACCTCAGGCAGACCATGCCACCTGTGCCTCTGCCAATGCCGTCACCTCAGGCAGACCACCCCACCTGTGCCTCTGCCAATGCCGTCACCTCAGGCAGACCACCCCAC CTGTGCCTCTGCCAATGCTGTCAGTCACCTCAGGCAGACCACCCCACCTGTGCCTCTGCCAATGCCGTCAC CTCAGGCAGACCACCCCGCCTGTGCCTCTGCCAATGCCATCACCTCAGGCAGACCACCCCACCTGTGCCTCTGCCAATGCCGTCACCTCAGGCTGACCATGCCACCTGTGCCTCTGCCAGTGCTGTCAGTCATCTCAGACAGACCACCCCATCTGTGCCTCTGCCAACACTGTCATCTCAGACAGACCACCCCATCTGTGCCTCTGCCAACACTGTCATCTCAGACAGACCACCCCATCTGTGCCTCTGCCAACACTGTCACCTCAGGCAGACCACCCCACCTGTGCCTCTGCCAATGCTGTCAGTCACCTCAGGCAGACCACCCACCTGTGCCTCTGCCAACACTGTCACCTCAGGCAGACCACCCCATCTCCCTCAGGCTCAGGTTCCTTGTCTGGAAAATGGGCAGAAGCAGGTTGTCCGAAGGATCAAGTGA
- the LOC126076126 gene encoding putative keratin-associated protein 4-16 isoform X1 — MVIFFPWEKRHNDEGSIRDFGKMPAVPLPTLSPHADHPTCASANAITSGRPCHLCLCQRCHLRQTMPPVPLPMPSPQADHPTCASANAITSGRPCHLCLCQRCHLRQTMPPVPLPMPSPQADHPTCASANAVTSGRPPHLCLCQCRHLRQTTPPVPLPMLSVTSGRPPHLCLCQCCQSPQADHPTCASANAVTSGRPPRLCLCQCHHLRQTTPPVPLPMPSPQADHATCASASAVSHLRQTTPSVPLPTLSSQTDHPICASANTVISDRPPHLCLCQHCHLRQTTPPVPLPMLSVTSGRPPTCASANTVTSGRPPHLPQAQVPCLENGQKQVVRRIK; from the exons CACAACGATGAGGGTTCTATAAGAGACTTTGGTAAAATGCCTGCTGTGCCTCTGCCAACGCTGTCACCTCACGCAGACCACCCCACCTGTGCCTCTGCCAATGCCATCACCTCAGGCAGACCATGCCACCTGTGCCTCTGCCAACGCTGTCACCTCAGGCAGACCATGCCACCTGTGCCTCTGCCAATGCCGTCACCTCAGGCAGACCACCCCACCTGTGCCTCTGCCAATGCCATCACCTCAGGCAGACCATGCCACCTGTGCCTCTGCCAACGCTGTCACCTCAGGCAGACCATGCCACCTGTGCCTCTGCCAATGCCGTCACCTCAGGCAGACCACCCCACCTGTGCCTCTGCCAATGCCGTCACCTCAGGCAGACCACCCCACCTGTGCCTCTGCCAATGCCGTCACCTCAGGCAGACCACCCCACCTGTGCCTCTGCCAATGCTGTCAGTCACCTCAGGCAGACCACCCCACCTGTGCCTCTGCCAATGCTGTCAGTCACCTCAGGCAGACCACCCCACCTGTGCCTCTGCCAATGCCGTCAC CTCAGGCAGACCACCCCGCCTGTGCCTCTGCCAATGCCATCACCTCAGGCAGACCACCCCACCTGTGCCTCTGCCAATGCCGTCACCTCAGGCTGACCATGCCACCTGTGCCTCTGCCAGTGCTGTCAGTCATCTCAGACAGACCACCCCATCTGTGCCTCTGCCAACACTGTCATCTCAGACAGACCACCCCATCTGTGCCTCTGCCAACACTGTCATCTCAGACAGACCACCCCATCTGTGCCTCTGCCAACACTGTCACCTCAGGCAGACCACCCCACCTGTGCCTCTGCCAATGCTGTCAGTCACCTCAGGCAGACCACCCACCTGTGCCTCTGCCAACACTGTCACCTCAGGCAGACCACCCCATCTCCCTCAGGCTCAGGTTCCTTGTCTGGAAAATGGGCAGAAGCAGGTTGTCCGAAGGATCAAGTGA